In Rhodococcus sp. OK302, one genomic interval encodes:
- a CDS encoding NAD(P)H-dependent flavin oxidoreductase has translation MSLSAAGVEESDTTHIFRNMFGSRLRIPVIAAPMLRVSGIELVSAACAAGVVGAFPTANARTVEELDNWLTIFDREQAESGGTIAPYCPNLIIRQPRLADDLACLLRHRVELVIASVGSPAPIIGPLHDIGAKVFADVGTLRHAEKAVAAGADGLVLLSAGAGGQTGWMNPFVFVRAVREFFEGTVILAGGISDGHALWAAEVAGYDAAYMGTRFIATDESAGAPAYKDMLVASTMDDVLLTNAFTGLRTNMLEPSIRAQGLDPGKLNEQISVKDSAELFGAKAPAAGPVRWTDVWSAGHTVSGVKRRGPVSDLVRDTRNEYDSARARTRSMLEMQANVTALEELQ, from the coding sequence GTGAGCCTGAGTGCAGCCGGTGTTGAAGAGTCCGATACGACGCACATCTTTCGGAATATGTTCGGCAGCCGTCTGAGGATCCCCGTCATCGCAGCTCCGATGCTCAGGGTGAGCGGGATTGAACTTGTCTCGGCCGCCTGTGCCGCGGGAGTAGTCGGTGCCTTTCCGACGGCTAACGCTCGCACCGTGGAGGAACTCGATAACTGGCTGACGATCTTCGATCGCGAGCAGGCGGAGAGCGGTGGAACAATCGCCCCGTACTGCCCCAACCTGATCATCAGGCAACCTCGACTGGCAGACGATCTTGCGTGTCTACTCCGACACCGGGTGGAATTGGTAATTGCGAGTGTAGGGTCTCCCGCGCCGATCATCGGTCCCCTTCACGACATCGGTGCCAAGGTCTTTGCCGACGTCGGAACTCTTCGTCACGCCGAGAAAGCAGTTGCGGCCGGAGCAGACGGACTCGTGTTGTTGTCCGCGGGGGCCGGTGGTCAGACGGGTTGGATGAACCCGTTCGTCTTTGTTCGCGCGGTTCGCGAATTCTTCGAGGGCACAGTTATTCTCGCAGGAGGAATCTCGGACGGACACGCCTTGTGGGCCGCGGAGGTGGCGGGATACGACGCGGCCTACATGGGTACTCGGTTCATTGCCACGGACGAGAGTGCCGGTGCCCCGGCGTACAAGGACATGTTGGTCGCCAGCACGATGGACGATGTACTTCTGACCAACGCGTTCACAGGGTTGCGCACGAACATGCTCGAGCCGTCCATCAGGGCGCAGGGGCTCGATCCCGGAAAATTGAACGAGCAGATCTCCGTGAAGGATTCGGCCGAACTGTTCGGGGCGAAGGCGCCGGCCGCTGGTCCGGTGCGATGGACCGACGTCTGGAGTGCCGGACACACGGTGTCGGGTGTGAAGCGGCGAGGGCCGGTATCGGACCTCGTCCGAGATACGCGAAACGAGTACGACAGTGCCCGTGCGAGAACCCGTTCGATGCTCGAGATGCAGGCGAACGTGACTGCGCTGGAGGAACTTCAGTGA
- a CDS encoding AMP-binding protein yields MISAGNRNAGISGPGQTMGSLTIRALRRYPERLAFSWDGGRLSYAGAADLIGRYQHVLQRKGLGRGSTLAILAGNRAEAWCIGAAAHASGIATSWLHPMGSFDDQMFQIRDAEVDGVVVDERHHSERAGQLAAACVDDVTAVFSFGPCDFACDLEDLANSVGSSRAVDLASRSDIAVIAYTGGTTGKPKGVMRRHASAVRATAGILSDFEIPDSPRYLSVAPLSHVGGSKVLSTFIRGGSVHLINGFTPERVFAAIERERSNFTLLVPSMIYSMLDDPAIDGADLSSLELILYGASPMSPSRLMEGLDRVGPVFSQLYGQTECYPIALLKKSDHDPSDPDLLSSCGFPLSPFTVSVRDAEGQEVPTGELGEVCVRDGATMDGYWKNDELTAETLVDGWLHTGDIARADDRGYLYIVDRKKDMIISGGFNVYPKEVEDALTSHESVSSAAVYGTPDDKWGEAVTASVVLRPGAIVDESELVALVKQRKGSVQAPKRIHIVDSLPLTALGKVDKKALRDQPGP; encoded by the coding sequence GTGATATCTGCAGGAAATCGGAATGCGGGAATCTCCGGCCCCGGCCAGACGATGGGTTCGCTGACGATTCGGGCGCTACGTCGATATCCGGAACGGCTGGCGTTCTCCTGGGACGGCGGGAGGCTCTCCTATGCCGGTGCGGCCGATCTGATCGGACGCTATCAACATGTACTGCAGCGCAAGGGATTAGGTCGAGGATCTACCCTCGCGATATTGGCCGGCAACCGTGCCGAAGCCTGGTGTATCGGCGCAGCCGCGCATGCTTCCGGAATCGCGACGTCATGGTTGCATCCGATGGGCTCGTTCGACGATCAGATGTTCCAGATACGCGACGCCGAAGTAGACGGCGTGGTGGTCGATGAACGCCATCACAGTGAGCGTGCCGGGCAATTGGCCGCCGCGTGCGTAGACGATGTCACTGCTGTTTTCAGTTTCGGACCGTGCGACTTTGCCTGTGATCTGGAAGATTTGGCGAATTCGGTCGGAAGTTCGCGGGCAGTAGACCTTGCCTCGCGATCGGACATCGCAGTGATCGCGTATACCGGCGGAACTACCGGAAAACCGAAAGGCGTGATGCGTCGCCATGCGTCTGCTGTCCGGGCGACGGCCGGCATTTTGAGCGACTTCGAGATTCCGGACAGCCCTCGTTACCTTTCGGTAGCACCCTTGAGTCATGTCGGTGGGTCGAAAGTGTTGTCCACCTTCATTCGTGGTGGCAGCGTGCATCTGATCAACGGATTCACCCCGGAGCGTGTCTTCGCTGCGATAGAGCGTGAGCGATCGAACTTCACGCTCCTTGTGCCGTCGATGATCTACTCGATGCTCGACGACCCCGCCATCGACGGCGCGGATCTTTCTTCGCTGGAGTTGATCCTGTACGGTGCATCGCCGATGTCGCCGTCCCGGTTGATGGAGGGTCTGGATCGAGTAGGTCCGGTATTTTCGCAACTGTACGGACAGACCGAGTGTTATCCGATCGCACTACTGAAAAAGTCAGACCACGATCCGAGCGACCCGGATCTGCTCTCGTCCTGTGGATTTCCGCTCAGTCCATTCACCGTTTCGGTACGGGACGCCGAGGGACAGGAGGTCCCCACGGGCGAACTCGGAGAAGTGTGCGTGCGCGACGGTGCCACAATGGATGGCTACTGGAAGAACGACGAGTTGACGGCAGAAACGCTCGTGGACGGTTGGTTGCATACCGGCGATATCGCGCGTGCCGATGATCGGGGATACCTGTACATCGTCGATCGTAAGAAGGACATGATCATCAGCGGTGGGTTCAATGTCTATCCCAAAGAGGTCGAGGATGCGTTGACCTCCCATGAATCTGTATCCAGCGCCGCAGTGTACGGAACCCCGGACGACAAATGGGGTGAAGCCGTGACGGCGTCGGTAGTTCTACGGCCCGGCGCAATCGTCGATGAGTCCGAGTTGGTGGCGTTGGTCAAGCAACGCAAAGGGTCGGTCCAAGCCCCGAAGCGGATTCACATCGTGGACAGCCTTCCATTGACCGCGTTGGGCAAGGTGGATAAGAAGGCATTGCGAGATCAGCCAGGGCCCTGA
- a CDS encoding ABC transporter substrate-binding protein: MTGKWNGRGKVAAVALVTALAVAGCGGGGGTTTAGGSTASAADIDRSAVLRVTAAAPTRNLDPYLQASYGGWGYLTPMFDRLTMVDKDGNLIPGLAKSWEFAPDGAYLELKLRDDVTFHDGSKFDAAAVAANFQRGKTMAGSTVVAALDDITSIEAVDPTTVRLNLVKGSGVELPGLFSTNVGMMVSPKVIEAGTDIRNDPGQGGSGPYIVTKYVPEESLDVTRAEGTYWDSAAGLLGGIQFKWMPDATTRLNGLQTGATDISWVSSANEIVQSQTLADRNVIGVDKVKFRNVLGVFMRARDDLAKPEVRQAVAHAIDPEAISALFSGTCTPYRQMYPESSWAADPSYKYPYTFDLEKAKSLVQGAGGAKISLTFAAGTNTEKPTNVIQSSLAAAGFDAELEPVPNTQNEPGYIAGNYQSMVSNSFSPKVDPAETVNTFVVGPYDMSNGNPEVAALAKKASDPTLSQDARADLYHEIWSKTLAEAMWVPICNQTNATIFSGKVVNADNIPWVDTGIFDLRYVGLTK; the protein is encoded by the coding sequence ATGACCGGAAAATGGAACGGCAGAGGCAAAGTTGCCGCCGTGGCGTTGGTGACTGCGCTGGCAGTGGCCGGGTGCGGCGGAGGTGGCGGAACAACCACGGCCGGCGGCTCGACTGCGTCGGCAGCGGATATCGATCGCAGTGCCGTCCTTCGGGTGACGGCGGCGGCGCCGACTCGAAATCTGGACCCGTACCTGCAGGCAAGCTATGGCGGATGGGGCTACCTGACTCCGATGTTCGATCGTTTGACGATGGTCGACAAGGACGGCAATCTCATTCCAGGACTTGCTAAGTCATGGGAGTTTGCCCCCGACGGCGCGTATCTCGAATTGAAGCTGCGGGACGACGTCACGTTCCATGACGGATCCAAGTTCGATGCCGCAGCTGTCGCCGCGAACTTCCAACGCGGAAAGACAATGGCCGGTAGCACGGTTGTCGCAGCGCTCGACGACATCACCTCGATTGAGGCTGTAGATCCGACGACGGTGCGTTTGAACCTCGTCAAGGGATCCGGGGTGGAATTGCCCGGACTGTTCAGCACCAATGTCGGAATGATGGTCAGCCCCAAGGTTATAGAAGCCGGTACTGACATTCGGAACGATCCCGGCCAGGGCGGATCCGGACCGTACATCGTAACGAAGTACGTGCCGGAAGAATCTCTTGATGTCACACGCGCCGAGGGAACATACTGGGATTCGGCAGCGGGATTGCTCGGTGGGATCCAGTTCAAGTGGATGCCCGATGCAACGACACGCCTGAACGGCCTGCAGACCGGTGCCACGGACATCAGCTGGGTTAGCTCTGCCAACGAGATCGTCCAGTCCCAGACGCTTGCGGACCGCAATGTCATCGGCGTTGACAAGGTGAAGTTCCGCAACGTGCTCGGTGTCTTCATGCGCGCACGCGATGACTTGGCGAAACCTGAAGTGCGCCAGGCAGTTGCACATGCAATCGACCCGGAGGCAATCAGTGCGCTCTTCTCGGGTACCTGCACGCCGTACCGTCAGATGTATCCCGAATCCAGCTGGGCAGCGGATCCCTCCTACAAGTACCCGTATACCTTTGATCTGGAGAAGGCCAAGAGCCTTGTTCAAGGTGCGGGTGGAGCGAAGATCTCATTGACCTTCGCTGCCGGAACCAACACCGAGAAGCCCACCAACGTGATTCAGTCTTCTTTGGCTGCAGCGGGATTCGATGCCGAGCTCGAGCCGGTGCCGAACACGCAGAACGAACCGGGATACATTGCCGGCAACTACCAGTCGATGGTGTCCAACAGCTTCAGCCCGAAGGTCGATCCGGCCGAAACTGTCAATACGTTTGTCGTGGGTCCCTACGACATGAGCAACGGCAATCCCGAAGTTGCAGCACTGGCAAAGAAGGCCTCCGACCCGACGTTGTCGCAGGACGCTCGCGCTGACCTGTACCACGAGATTTGGTCGAAGACACTCGCGGAAGCCATGTGGGTGCCGATCTGCAACCAGACGAACGCCACGATATTCAGTGGCAAGGTTGTCAATGCCGACAACATCCCGTGGGTCGATACCGGAATCTTCGATCTGCGATACGTCGGATTGACCAAGTAG